GGCCCGAACAGAGCGCACGCAGTTTGAGGAACGAGTCGGGAGGTCGCCGGGTCGTGGGCGAAGGCGGTGAGCGTGGCCGGCTCGATCCGTCGCATGAACTCAGCCACCTCAGGCCGCCCGGCGGATTCGCCTTCCCTCAACTCGGCGAACGCATCCAGCGGCGTCGCGCCGACGGGCATGCGTTGCCGCCAGAGATGAACCGCACAAGCAAGGCGCCTCGCTTCGTCCACCCGGTCGGGATTGCGCCGCGCCCAGTCTGCGTAGGCGTCATGGTAGAGCTGGTGTAGATATTGCGTGAGCTGCGCCCCGCGAAGGGCGAGTTTCTCCTCGCTGTCCGGAACTCCCACCATCCGCGACAGCAGTGCGACCGCGCTCGCCAGATGCAGCTGCGACAGCGGCAGCCCCTGGGTGTCGAGATAGTTGATTGTGAAAGCCGCATCCGGGTGGACGATGATGGGTTTTTCCCCGAGAGACTCCGTGAACGCCCGATAGGAAAGCCCTTCCTCAATGATGACCGTGTAGCTGAAGAGCGCGCCGGTCTGGAGCAGCAGGTCGTGCATCACGGCCGACTTCCCCGCTCCGGTCATGCCGAGCAAAACGGAATGTTGCGGCGAACCCCGGAGTTCGGTGCTGACGCCCACCAGATTGTGGTGGCTGCCGTCGTAGATCGCCTCGGCCCGATCCAACGCACCGGTGAAGGTCGCGGAGAAAGGCAGCAAATCGGCGAGGTAGTTGTCCTCGGCGTAGTGGTTCCGGTGCCGGTAGGAGGAGTGGGTCCAGCCCGGCCAGGAAGCGAAGAACAGCTTCTTCGCCGTGGTCGGGACGGAGCATTCGAAATACTGCGCGCCGTCCATAGCATGGATGGCCGCCTGCATGGCCGACACTTTCTCCCGCAGCGCCTCGTGCGTCGGTGCCCATACGCGAATGATATAGCTGGCCTCGAACGGGCGAACAAAGCCCCCTGCGAGATTCTCCACCTTTCGCTCCTTCTTCCGCATGGCCACCACCAGCGAGTGCCGGCGGCGTTCCATGTATTCACCGGCCAGTCGCTCGATGGCCTGTTCCTCGCGCTTGATCTCACCGCGTGCTTGCCCTGGCGTCAGGTTGACGGTGATGCGATAGTCTAGGAATGGCAGTCCCGTCAGGTGAGTGACGATACCGGGGTGGGTGCGCTGGGGCCAGCGATCCAGCGTGAGGATGGCATGGTAATTACCGTCGAGGTAGAACCCACCGTCGGGTTGCCCGATACCTTCACCCAACCAGCACTGCTCCTGTATAGTGGCTTGCGGATCGCAGGCCGGCAGCGGGCGGTTATCCCATGCGCCGAGCGTCGGATTGAGGAACTCCCGCAGGCAGGCGCAGTGGCCCTCGTCGTCCATCGTCCGGATGATGGCTTCGCCATGAAAGAGGGTTCTCAGCGTGTCCGCAAAATCCGTGAACTGTGCGGACATTTCGGCGAGGATGGCAGCGTAGTGGGACCGCAGTCCGCCAACCGTGCGGGTGACGCCGGAGTAGCGGGTGATTTCCACCGAAAGAAACACGGCGAGACGCTCCCGGCGCAGGCTCCGGGCGTGCATGCGGGACCAGTAGCGGGAGAACCGCTCCGTGCGCAGGGCGCGCACGGCTTCGTCGGTGACCGACTGGGTCGCCTCGCGATAGGCCAGCAACTCCCGTCGATAATCGGAATCGCACGACCACTGGAATTGAAGGCGGCGTCCAGGCGTGGCCAGTGCCAGCAAGGCCCGGATCTGGTCCTGGAGCGCGTTGAGCTTCGCAAAGCTCGCTCCGCGAACGTCGGGCGGTTCGACCCAGAAGCCCTTAGCCGCAATGGCACCGCGCTCGGGAAACCCATAAAGTATCATCCCTTCGCAGAACACACCGTTGGGGGCTTTGTCGTGGGGCCTCATTCGGTAAGCCTCCCTTGATCTGAGCCAAGACGGGTGAAATTTCCGCCCCCGAGCCACTGTTCGATCACGTCCCGGTCGTATCCGCGCGGCTTGCCCTGCTTGAGGAGGAGCACCCAGGCGATAACCGTCGCCAGCGGTGCTCCGGTTACCGCCGCCGCCAGCACGTAGGGCACGCGAAGCAGGATGCCGAGGACGGCGAAGAGAGCCAACGCTCCCAAGACAGTAAGCAGGACCGGCAGGTAGAGATTCCCATCGAGACCGAACGCCCGTCCGGACGAATCGTCTGCTGCATTGGTCTCAGTATGCCTTAGTTCCGTCATGCTCAGAACCGGGGGGTGATCACGGCATCCTGGAGGCCGAAGATCGTAAAAAGTGCCGCCATGATGGTCGCGGCCGCCGCGATAATGATTCCGGCCACGATGCCGGCCTTGCCGTCGGGATCGCCCTTGCTGATGGCGTTCGCCCCGGACCAGATTTTGATGACGCCCCAGAAAAACCCGAACATGAAGAGGACCGCTAAGGCCAAACCGAAGCCGTCCTTTAGCTGTTGGATCTGGCCTAATACCGGCTGGGGGAGGACGGCCGAAAGGAAGATGGAGTGGTTTGTCATCTACCCATAAACCCATAAGATAATTACGGCCTTGTCAAATCTTTTCCTATGGGTTTATGGGTATTCAATGACTTCCGAGGCTTCCGCACCGATCAAAGTGAGCTTTTCCTTCTACCCGGCGGACATGACGGCCCTGAATCACCAGACGGTGGAACTTAGGCGTCTGGGGGCGGCGGTGCGGCGCGGCACGGTGCTGCGCGCCTTAATCGAGCTGACGTCCGAAACCGAGATGTTCGCCGCCGCCGTTTTGCTTCACCGTGACTACAGCGCCAAGGGTGGGCCGCGCGAAACCGACAATGTCGCCGGAATACCCACCGTTGACCTGCCCTCTCGGCTGATCGCCAAACTCGACCAAGTCGTAACGGACCTTGCGGCCAAGGACATCTCGGCCAATCGCGCTTATGTGGTCAGGGCAGTGCTCCGAGCAGCTCCCAAACCGGAGGCCTGGGTAGCGGCAGTAAAGAAGTTTCTCGCGGACTTCCCGCGTCGCCCACGCACGGTGGGTAACCGCCCCAAAACGAAATGATCGCCCCGGATCGCCTTACGCACCTTCGTGACTTGGAAACGCACCTGCGTTCCCGCCTGCGTGGCCAGGACCATGTTATCGGTAAAGCCGCCGCGATCTTCACCCGCGGAGAAATGGGGCTTGTTCGACGCGATAAACCTCGGGGAACGCTTCTGGCGGTCGGTCCCACCGGCACCGGCAAAACCGAACTGGTTCTGCTGGCCGCGCAGCATCTGTTTGGTCCCGGTCATGTTTGCCGGCTCGATCTCTCCGAATTCCAGCGAGACGATGCACTGGAGCGGCTATTGGGCACGGGGGCATCCGACGATGGAGCGATTGGCCGCTACGTGCCTGTTCCCGCCCCGCGGGTGTGGCTGTTCGACGAGTTGGAAAAGGCCCACCCCAAGGTTTTCGACCTGCTCATCCAGCTCCTGGAGCCGGGACGACTGACGCTGGCGAGCGGCAAGGTCGTCTCGTTCCTGGATGACTACGTCGCGTTCACCTCCAACGTGGGAGCTGGTGAGGCCATGCGCATGGCTCGCTCCAATCCGGCCAGCATCGAACAGGCGGTTCTACGCCGTCTCGCCGAGTGTCTTCGCCCCGAGATTCTGGCGAGAATTCCCGACAAGCTCGTGTTCGGCCGCCTCACTCCCCAGATCCAGCGGGAGATTGCTGAACTACATCTCCAGTCGGAGGTCGCCCGGCTCGGGCACGCGGGTTACGATCTTCAGATTTCGCGCGATGCCTTGGAATTCCTGATACGCGAGGGATTTCATCCGCAACTGGGCGCCCGGCCGCTCCGGCAGACCATCGAACGGCATCTACAGGACGCCGTGGTCAGGTCGCTTTTCGCCCATGGCGCCGCGTCAGGACGGATCGAAGTGGACGCCTCGCAAAATTGTCTGGCGTTGCGGCCGCTCTAACCAGAGCGAGCTAGGAATCGGTCATCGTCGATAAATAAAAGCAATTCGTGGTTAAATCAAAGCCCCGCGCAGCGGCAGTCGCTATGCTTAATTAGCTCCGCTGAAACGAAGGGCCACGTAACAGCGGCGCGCCGCCGCTGCTATGGTATCTCCACGTGGCAAGACCCCACACAACTTCAACACCTTCGAATCGCTTCAGCTTCCCGCCTCGATTCTGCCGAATCGCCGCGCCCTCACCCATGGCCCGGGAATTAGCATCTATTGTGACCGGCAGCGGCCCAAGGATTGGCCGGAGCATGAGCTTGCTGCGACCAAGATCCTGATCGCGCTAGAACCTGCGCGCTGTTGCGTGACGTGGTTGGGAGCGACCGGGCAGGAGCACAGCCGGATGATCGGCCAAGGAGACCTCGTGATTCTCGCTCCAGGTATCCGCCACACGAAGAGCTGGATGAATGAGGCGGGCATCATCATGCTCTACTTGAGCGAAAGCTGGCTGCGGCAGTTCAGCCAACCAGCCATCGAGGGGGTCATGATCGAGTCCTTGAGTGAACTAAACCTTCGCGATCCGCTGATCGGTGGGCTGACCAACGAAATTAGACAGACCTGCATCCCGCTACGTGATGACAGTCGGGCGCACGCCGTGGCGCTCGGACTTTGCTTGGCTTCCAGAGTCGTGCACTCGATTGCGCGAAGCCGGGGCGTGTCGCGTTCGGTAGTCCGCCGCCTGAGCCCTGATTCGATGCAACGGGTTGCGACCTACGTTCAAGCGCATCTGGCGGACCGGATTCCCGTGGCCACCCTGGCAAAGGAGGCCCGATTGAGCCCAAGTCACTTCAACGTGCTGTTCAAGGCGACCACGGACTTGACCTGTGAACAGTATATCCTGCGAACCCGACTGGCGCGCGCCAAAGCACTGATTGAAACCGGGACCTATACGGTCGGACAGGTCGCGCACATGACCGGCTTTGCTGATCACAGTCACCTCACCGTCCGCTTCACGAAGTTCTTTGGTGCGCCGCCACGTTCCTTTCTACCCGCGGTTCGGACCGTGTGAGCGTAAAAAAGAAACGTTAATATATCAAAGACAACAGGTGCTGTCCTGTTGTAGACTTGCATCAACATAGCTGCGCGGTGCCTGCGGTGCCGCTTCAACCTAACGCGTAGTGGTTGTGCTCTGTAATCGGGCCGGACGGAGCACTTGGTTTAACGTCAGTAACCATGACTCATGAAATCTCCGTTCCCTGTTGTTCATATCGTGCTCGCCCTCCCGGTGGCTGATCTTTCGGCCTACTCCGATGCGGTGCGCTGCCTTTCCCGTAAGCTGGGAAGGCGTGCGCCGGACATCTTCGACCTCATGGCTCACACCCTGCGTTGTCGCGACAGCAAAGGCCTGGTTGAGGACTACCTCGAATCCATTGATGGCCCTGCGTGCGAGCCCAAGTCTTCTACCCCGTCGCGCGTCTCCCGCAAACCCCTGCCGAATCAAAAGCGCCTCCACGCGATCGCCGTAATCGGCGGGCCAACGATCATTCCCGGGCGGAACTAGGTCCCTGACGCGCCTTCTGGCTCGGAGCTGTATTCGTTGGCCCGGGTAAACGAAGTGAACGGCAGACTTTTCAGGAGCGGCTTTCCAATCCTCGCAGGATGCCGGACGATTGCTCGGCCCTCGGGCATCGCTTGGAGCACGGCTGTTTTGAACCAAGGTTCATCAACCATTTGCCAGCTGCGGGAGGCGCGGCCAGCGCTGACCCCGCCGCTGTATTTGCGGAGTTCCCGTCCGCCCATCTTTTCGGAGATGATCTTGGCACCCTTTTCGTCTGCGGCCCGAAAGTGAATCTGAGTGCGCAGGTTTGCCATGAACACGTCCGCCTTTCGCTCGGTCTCGAAAGCTGCGTAGAGTGACAACGGCGTCTGGGTCGCGGAAATCAGGCACACGCCGGCCTCACGAAGTTCGTCCACGGTCGTGTGGTCGGCGAAGCCATCCTCCGATACGAGGGTAGTCTTCTGACCTTCATCGAGGGCGAGAACGATCATGTTCCGCCGGCGGAGCTCCTCGGGCTCGAGATCGAACCGCCGAAACGCGTGCAGAAAGAACAGCTGCTTCACGAGCAGGTTGAGATAACGGCGTTCCACCTGATACGTCTGCGGGACCGACAAGCAGATGAGCCGTCCCGCATCGACCTCGGTCAGGGAGAAATTCGGCTCCACCGAACAAAAGACATCGGCGATGTCCGGTGGCGTGTAGGGGCGCAGGAAATTGGCGACGGTGTAGACGGTGCCGCTCTTTTGCTCCGGAGGTTGGTCGGCGAAGTCCTTGAAATACTGGAGTTCAATCTCGGCCGCGCGTCCCGGCCGCTCTGCCAGTCGGGCGAGCACTTTCGTCAGCTCGGTCGAAATGCAGATCATGTCGTGGACGTTGGCGAGGGTCACCGGCAGATCCGCCGCCTCCAGCGCATGCATGGCGTGAGTGATGACATCCCGGGCCGTCTCCTTGAAGAAAGCCTGGCCCCCGCGCTGGCCGGCCGCCGTGGCGGTATCGACAATCAGCTTTGCATAGGTGGTCCATGGAACATCCGGCATACCCAGGAGATTGAGCCGAAGTGGGGGCGTCCAATCCTCCGGGCGAATATGCGTCGGTCGGACGCGAATCAGGCGCAAGGATTCCTCCTGCCCCAGGCTCTTCGCCATCGAGGCGAGCGGCTTCCAAAGCACGCCCTTGGAATCGACGGCCAGTATCCCTGTCTCCGGCATTGAGGACCGCAGTCCATGCACGATCGGCACGACCGCCCGCGCGGTTTTGCCCGTGCCGGTAGCGCCCGTGATGAAGAAATGGCAGCAGGCTTCGTCGCGAGTCCATTTCAGCCCCCAGAGACTTAGCACAACCCGGGTTCCCTTCTGGGCGGCTTGCGCGAATCCGCGGTAGGCGACCCAGACGGCAGTGGCTACGGCAACGACCGTCAGCCAATACCCTGTGGACCCGGGCAGGCTGGTCCGAGCCAGCCATGCCAAGCCCAAACAGCCAGTCAGAGAAAGCAGACTGCGCCCGATCACGATTTGACGAGGATCATTGCCCCGAGCGCTCCCAGCGCCGCACCGGTTAGGAGCGCGGCCAGCAGTTCCCGGTGACGCACGATGCGGAACGACCGGGCCACCGGCCCAAGCGATTGCTCCATGGCCTTGAGCTGGGCCACCGCATCCGTGACGGGGTGCCTGAGTTGATTTTCGAGCTCCTTCCCCAGAACGGCGGGACGATTCGCCATTTCCTGTCGCACTTCGGTGAGCACGGCGTTCACACCCGCAATCGCATCCGCGGCATCAGCCAGCGCCTC
This portion of the Candidatus Didemnitutus sp. genome encodes:
- a CDS encoding TraC family protein; translation: MRPHDKAPNGVFCEGMILYGFPERGAIAAKGFWVEPPDVRGASFAKLNALQDQIRALLALATPGRRLQFQWSCDSDYRRELLAYREATQSVTDEAVRALRTERFSRYWSRMHARSLRRERLAVFLSVEITRYSGVTRTVGGLRSHYAAILAEMSAQFTDFADTLRTLFHGEAIIRTMDDEGHCACLREFLNPTLGAWDNRPLPACDPQATIQEQCWLGEGIGQPDGGFYLDGNYHAILTLDRWPQRTHPGIVTHLTGLPFLDYRITVNLTPGQARGEIKREEQAIERLAGEYMERRRHSLVVAMRKKERKVENLAGGFVRPFEASYIIRVWAPTHEALREKVSAMQAAIHAMDGAQYFECSVPTTAKKLFFASWPGWTHSSYRHRNHYAEDNYLADLLPFSATFTGALDRAEAIYDGSHHNLVGVSTELRGSPQHSVLLGMTGAGKSAVMHDLLLQTGALFSYTVIIEEGLSYRAFTESLGEKPIIVHPDAAFTINYLDTQGLPLSQLHLASAVALLSRMVGVPDSEEKLALRGAQLTQYLHQLYHDAYADWARRNPDRVDEARRLACAVHLWRQRMPVGATPLDAFAELREGESAGRPEVAEFMRRIEPATLTAFAHDPATSRLVPQTACALFGPTDHPTHGALVDLLAYARLPEHPKEEIDRLATLLRAWSADGAYGQMFDGVTNVSLHRRVAHFELGHVPEQAVELKAAAGLLVSGFARQRILGLPRAQRKRIVFEEVARFLDVPGGEKIVAESYAQLRKFNCWAVSIVQQYAKFRQSRVRPAVIGNAKQFFLMRQSDRADLADLAADLALPESALDVIQRYPLPEQLPDSGRYSSLCYFAPTAQPPQCGTLRHIEPRKETPTHAVSPAA
- a CDS encoding ATP-dependent Clp protease ATP-binding subunit is translated as METHLRSRLRGQDHVIGKAAAIFTRGEMGLVRRDKPRGTLLAVGPTGTGKTELVLLAAQHLFGPGHVCRLDLSEFQRDDALERLLGTGASDDGAIGRYVPVPAPRVWLFDELEKAHPKVFDLLIQLLEPGRLTLASGKVVSFLDDYVAFTSNVGAGEAMRMARSNPASIEQAVLRRLAECLRPEILARIPDKLVFGRLTPQIQREIAELHLQSEVARLGHAGYDLQISRDALEFLIREGFHPQLGARPLRQTIERHLQDAVVRSLFAHGAASGRIEVDASQNCLALRPL
- a CDS encoding helix-turn-helix transcriptional regulator; this encodes MVSPRGKTPHNFNTFESLQLPASILPNRRALTHGPGISIYCDRQRPKDWPEHELAATKILIALEPARCCVTWLGATGQEHSRMIGQGDLVILAPGIRHTKSWMNEAGIIMLYLSESWLRQFSQPAIEGVMIESLSELNLRDPLIGGLTNEIRQTCIPLRDDSRAHAVALGLCLASRVVHSIARSRGVSRSVVRRLSPDSMQRVATYVQAHLADRIPVATLAKEARLSPSHFNVLFKATTDLTCEQYILRTRLARAKALIETGTYTVGQVAHMTGFADHSHLTVRFTKFFGAPPRSFLPAVRTV
- a CDS encoding type IV secretory system conjugative DNA transfer family protein, which produces MIGRSLLSLTGCLGLAWLARTSLPGSTGYWLTVVAVATAVWVAYRGFAQAAQKGTRVVLSLWGLKWTRDEACCHFFITGATGTGKTARAVVPIVHGLRSSMPETGILAVDSKGVLWKPLASMAKSLGQEESLRLIRVRPTHIRPEDWTPPLRLNLLGMPDVPWTTYAKLIVDTATAAGQRGGQAFFKETARDVITHAMHALEAADLPVTLANVHDMICISTELTKVLARLAERPGRAAEIELQYFKDFADQPPEQKSGTVYTVANFLRPYTPPDIADVFCSVEPNFSLTEVDAGRLICLSVPQTYQVERRYLNLLVKQLFFLHAFRRFDLEPEELRRRNMIVLALDEGQKTTLVSEDGFADHTTVDELREAGVCLISATQTPLSLYAAFETERKADVFMANLRTQIHFRAADEKGAKIISEKMGGRELRKYSGGVSAGRASRSWQMVDEPWFKTAVLQAMPEGRAIVRHPARIGKPLLKSLPFTSFTRANEYSSEPEGASGT